One Natrinema longum genomic window carries:
- a CDS encoding alpha/beta hydrolase family protein: MNVNRRTLLRATAAGGITATGMGIGTNPAAAIELDCALSREFFHGDGAFTTRDVTVESFDGTALAATLYVPDADGPHPAVLTTHGWGMSREFLRCTAGMYADNGYVVLAYDSRGYGGSGGEVGVDGPNEVGDVSALIDWLADHDDVIADGDDPSLGMDGGSYGGGIQLLAATRDDRIDAIVPRIAWNDFVTAVTPNGAIKSGWLTLLVGFGSASSRFTGDIGESIDPNLQDWYTEAMAENAIPEAALEYFEERSPTRFLEPLETPALVISGWRDTLFPPSEAVANYREIDDVGVESRLVMYGGGHNIDELAVTDEQHEYMNRAALDWMDRHVRGAETDVVPPVSLWDDQASRWRTSDDFPGAVERTVVGLEVLGGTTSTIRHRPFWNETASYEIESDGFRLRGTPALSVSIEAHDAPLLCFASLHHAEDPFSTEQIDDQVTGFRLEEPGTHRLDLDLEPLLREIPRGDALELRIEASDPFSLDEHGAATVHNDESTLTLPIAEGSL, translated from the coding sequence ATGAACGTGAACCGACGAACCCTCCTCCGAGCGACCGCGGCTGGTGGGATCACGGCCACTGGAATGGGGATCGGGACGAACCCGGCAGCGGCGATCGAACTCGACTGCGCGCTCTCGAGGGAGTTCTTCCACGGCGATGGCGCATTCACGACGCGAGACGTGACGGTCGAGTCGTTCGACGGAACGGCGCTCGCCGCCACACTGTACGTCCCGGACGCCGACGGGCCTCACCCCGCCGTGCTCACGACTCACGGCTGGGGAATGAGCAGGGAGTTCCTCCGCTGTACCGCCGGAATGTACGCCGACAACGGGTACGTGGTGCTCGCGTACGATTCGCGCGGGTACGGAGGCTCCGGTGGCGAGGTCGGGGTCGACGGGCCAAACGAGGTCGGCGACGTGTCGGCGCTGATCGACTGGCTCGCCGACCACGACGATGTGATCGCCGACGGCGACGATCCGTCGCTTGGGATGGACGGGGGCTCGTACGGCGGCGGCATCCAACTCCTCGCTGCCACACGAGACGACCGCATCGACGCTATCGTCCCTCGAATCGCGTGGAACGATTTCGTCACCGCCGTCACGCCCAACGGTGCGATCAAATCCGGATGGCTCACGCTGCTGGTGGGGTTTGGCTCCGCTTCCTCGCGGTTCACCGGCGATATCGGCGAGAGCATCGACCCGAATCTACAGGACTGGTACACCGAGGCGATGGCCGAGAACGCGATCCCCGAGGCCGCACTCGAGTACTTCGAGGAGCGATCGCCGACGCGGTTCCTCGAACCCCTCGAGACGCCGGCGCTCGTCATCTCGGGCTGGAGAGACACCCTGTTCCCACCGAGCGAGGCGGTCGCCAACTACCGCGAGATCGACGACGTGGGCGTCGAGTCGCGACTCGTCATGTACGGCGGCGGTCACAACATCGACGAACTCGCCGTCACGGACGAGCAACACGAGTACATGAATCGGGCGGCACTCGACTGGATGGACCGGCACGTCCGTGGCGCGGAGACCGATGTCGTTCCGCCGGTCTCCCTCTGGGACGATCAGGCGAGTCGGTGGCGGACGTCCGACGACTTTCCGGGAGCGGTCGAGCGGACGGTGGTCGGCCTCGAGGTCCTCGGTGGGACGACCTCGACGATCCGCCACCGACCGTTCTGGAACGAGACGGCGAGCTACGAGATCGAGTCCGACGGCTTCCGACTCCGGGGGACGCCCGCGCTTTCCGTGTCGATCGAGGCTCACGATGCGCCGTTGCTCTGTTTCGCCAGCCTCCACCACGCCGAGGATCCGTTCTCGACCGAACAGATCGACGATCAGGTGACCGGGTTCCGCCTCGAGGAGCCGGGCACACACCGGCTCGATCTCGACCTCGAACCGCTCCTGCGGGAGATTCCCCGCGGCGACGCGCTCGAGCTACGGATCGAGGCCAGCGATCCCTTCTCCCTCGACGAACACGGTGCAGCGACCGTCCACAACGACGAATCGACGCTGACGCTGCCGATCGCCGAGGGCTCGCTCTGA
- a CDS encoding HalOD1 output domain-containing protein, whose protein sequence is MPSPNGPDDGPEANASRYVTTFDPEAGERASDAIVTAVAAIVGTDSVDLPPLYDAVDPEALDSLVEHAQRMEDAGTHQVWFTYESFDVGVRTDGEIRIRDATTAS, encoded by the coding sequence ATGCCCTCCCCGAACGGTCCCGACGACGGCCCAGAAGCGAACGCATCGAGGTACGTCACGACGTTCGATCCGGAAGCCGGTGAACGGGCGAGCGACGCTATCGTCACCGCGGTGGCGGCAATCGTGGGAACGGACTCGGTCGATCTCCCGCCGCTGTACGACGCCGTCGATCCGGAGGCGCTCGACTCGCTGGTCGAACACGCCCAGCGGATGGAAGATGCGGGCACCCATCAGGTGTGGTTCACCTACGAGTCGTTCGACGTCGGCGTCCGGACTGACGGCGAGATCCGAATCCGGGACGCCACGACGGCGAGTTGA
- a CDS encoding alpha/beta fold hydrolase, protein MPQATRDGVSIYYEYERSEGDGRAPVVFVQGLGFGRWMWRWQREAVADEYDVVAPDNRGTGRSDVGLPPLVPRLPGPLRGLVLLKLAGYSIGGLAADLEAVLDDAGIYDAHIVGASMGGMIAQRYALEYSRTKSLTLCCTTHGGPDAVPVPDETQEHMFDTPDGASQRETLRHRMRPAFNDRFTNRNPHLMDRILEWRLEQDADDPAREAQAAAVQHFDVSDRLDGIRVPTLILHGTADRVVPVENAEFIAEKITDSRVELVEGGSHLFFIENDDAVNEELVSFLDEQD, encoded by the coding sequence ATGCCACAGGCGACGAGAGACGGCGTGTCGATCTATTACGAGTACGAGCGAAGCGAGGGAGACGGACGCGCGCCGGTCGTGTTCGTACAGGGGCTCGGGTTCGGGCGGTGGATGTGGCGCTGGCAACGCGAGGCCGTTGCCGACGAGTACGATGTCGTCGCGCCGGACAACCGCGGCACGGGTCGCTCGGACGTCGGTCTCCCGCCGCTCGTTCCGCGGCTTCCGGGGCCGCTCCGTGGCCTCGTCCTCCTCAAACTGGCCGGCTACTCGATCGGCGGACTGGCTGCCGATCTCGAGGCCGTCCTCGACGACGCTGGGATCTACGACGCCCACATCGTCGGCGCGAGCATGGGCGGGATGATCGCCCAGCGCTACGCACTCGAGTACTCCCGAACGAAGTCGCTGACGCTGTGTTGTACTACTCACGGCGGGCCCGACGCGGTCCCGGTGCCCGACGAGACCCAGGAACACATGTTCGACACGCCCGACGGGGCCAGCCAGCGGGAGACGCTCCGCCACCGGATGCGACCCGCGTTCAACGACCGGTTCACCAACCGGAACCCGCATCTGATGGATCGAATCCTCGAGTGGCGACTCGAACAGGACGCCGACGACCCGGCTCGGGAGGCCCAGGCCGCGGCCGTCCAGCACTTCGACGTCAGCGACCGCCTCGACGGGATTCGCGTGCCGACGCTGATCCTCCACGGGACGGCCGATCGGGTCGTTCCCGTCGAGAACGCGGAGTTCATCGCGGAGAAGATCACGGACAGCCGCGTCGAACTCGTCGAGGGTGGCTCCCACCTCTTTTTCATCGAGAACGACGACGCGGTCAACGAGGAACTGGTGTCTTTTCTCGACGAACAGGACTGA
- the priL gene encoding DNA primase regulatory subunit PriL, producing the protein MQRLHARYPFLEAARESVATEAVDLATVVEQDRAVVDRARQRVITALEDGETGEPHRDARIELLSYPVARVLVSMVDERILVRKYARAESATAYERFTADMTDETDLKSVESTGLKLADLLAEFDLEGDVRETGDGEGYRIDVGTYLPLAEDLWDDEWRLVNRPLAAGEIPVDETELLTLLREAIRGRIEDGLPFEVPAAIATALEDDAAEIRAILADLELTQDIDTVVPDLFPPCMKALLDQIQKGEHLPHHSRFAITAFLTSIGMDTDEIVDLYRVNSSFSEEMTRYQTDHISGETSPTEYSPPSCATMQSYGDCVNKDDLCERIPHPMAYYEQRIDDADDEELEDWRGADGEDGQSASSD; encoded by the coding sequence ATGCAGCGACTCCACGCCCGGTATCCGTTTCTCGAGGCGGCCCGCGAGTCCGTCGCGACGGAGGCGGTCGATTTAGCGACCGTGGTCGAACAGGACCGGGCGGTCGTCGATCGCGCGCGTCAACGCGTTATTACCGCACTCGAAGACGGAGAGACGGGGGAGCCACACCGCGATGCCCGCATCGAGTTACTCTCCTATCCGGTCGCGCGGGTGCTCGTCTCGATGGTCGACGAACGGATTCTCGTCCGCAAGTACGCCCGCGCCGAGTCCGCGACGGCCTACGAGCGGTTCACCGCGGACATGACCGACGAGACCGACCTGAAGAGCGTCGAGTCGACCGGGTTGAAGCTCGCGGACCTGCTCGCCGAGTTCGACCTCGAGGGCGACGTCCGCGAGACAGGCGACGGGGAGGGCTACCGGATCGACGTCGGGACCTACCTGCCCCTCGCCGAGGACCTCTGGGACGACGAGTGGCGACTCGTCAATCGACCGCTGGCGGCGGGCGAGATCCCCGTCGACGAGACCGAACTCCTCACGCTCCTGCGCGAGGCGATCCGCGGGCGGATCGAGGACGGCCTCCCCTTCGAGGTCCCCGCGGCGATCGCGACCGCGCTCGAGGACGACGCCGCCGAGATTCGGGCGATACTGGCGGACCTCGAGTTGACACAGGATATCGACACCGTCGTACCCGACCTCTTCCCGCCGTGTATGAAGGCGCTCCTCGATCAGATTCAGAAAGGCGAGCACCTCCCCCATCACTCCCGCTTCGCGATCACCGCGTTCCTGACGAGTATCGGGATGGACACCGACGAGATCGTCGACCTCTATCGCGTCAACTCGTCGTTCAGCGAGGAGATGACCCGCTATCAGACCGACCACATCAGCGGGGAAACCTCGCCGACGGAGTACTCGCCGCCCTCCTGTGCGACCATGCAGTCCTACGGCGATTGCGTGAACAAAGACGATCTGTGTGAGCGGATCCCGCATCCGATGGCCTACTACGAGCAACGGATCGACGACGCCGACGACGAGGAACTCGAGGACTGGCGCGGTGCGGACGGCGAGGACGGCCAGTCGGCGAGTAGCGATTGA